The Phycisphaerae bacterium genome contains the following window.
TTCGGTAACCTTCCGCGTATCAGCGTTTGGCTGCTTGTTGATCGTGAGCACCACGCCCGGCCCGCCGTCGAACTGGCCCGTCTTGGTTCTGGTGAATGCCGAGCTGTCGCCTCGCTTCACCTGCGGGCCCTCGACGATACGCGCCACTTGCGACAAACGAACGGATTGCCCATCTCGGTGGGCGACGACAATTCTTGAAATCTCGTCCACGGTCTTGACTCTCCCCAGCGACCGAACGAGGAGTTCATTCGGACCCTGCTGATCGAGATAGCCGCCCGCCGTGTTTTGGTTGCTTTCTCGTAGGGCCTCCTTCACTTCGTGGAGGGTCACCCCGTAACGCAGCAGATCGTTGGGATCGACCAGCACTTGAAATTGTTTCCGTTCGCCTCCCATGACGATCACTTGCGCCACACCGGGAATCGTCAGCAGTCGCTGCCGCACGACCCAATCGGCCAACGTTCTCAATTCGAGCGGCGGCGTCTTGCCCCCTTCGCTGTACATGCCGACGATCTGGATTTGACCCATGATTGACGAGATTGGGGCAAGCTGCGGAGTGACGCCGGGAGGAAGCTGATCGGCAACCAAGGCCACGCGTTCGTTGACGATTTGCCGGTCGTTGTAGATGTTCGTTCCCCAGTCGAATTCCACATAAATCACCGACAAGCCGACGCCCGACGA
Protein-coding sequences here:
- a CDS encoding efflux RND transporter permease subunit — encoded protein: MLNAIIRFALQNRLLVVAASVFLVVYGGWQAYQLPIDVFPDLNRPRVVIMTEAPGMAPEEVETLITFPLETTLNGATGVQDVRSSSGVGLSVIYVEFDWGTNIYNDRQIVNERVALVADQLPPGVTPQLAPISSIMGQIQIVGMYSEGGKTPPLELRTLADWVVRQRLLTIPGVAQVIVMGGERKQFQVLVDPNDLLRYGVTLHEVKEALRESNQNTAGGYLDQQGPNELLVRSLGRVKTVDEISRIVVAHRDGQSVRLSQVARIVEGPQVKRGDSSAFTRTKTGQFDGGPGVVLTINKQPNADTRKVTEAVNKALEELKVSLPADVRLLPGLYEQKEFIDLAIENVIEALRDG